Proteins found in one Verrucomicrobiota bacterium genomic segment:
- a CDS encoding ResB protein required for cytochrome C biosynthesis, with protein MERNKIILFLTSLKLTVVCLSLGIVLVFLGTLAQVSEGLYIAQNRWFRSFFIWWGPTGAAWQIPIFPGGYLVGTVLVVNLVLTHIKRFQLTWKKLGIHVTHVGIILLLLGQLATDLLSRETQMSFAEGESRHYSSSSMSTEIAFVTNCENPDEEEVVAIPQSVLAEKGEIRHEKLPFIVRVEQLHINSRVRQRAPMMDTNPPPATAGYGPKITLVPVPETRTTDERNLPAAVLELVGPQGSLGTWVGQVTLDEQEVKVGDRSWRMSLRFEREYHRFSVQLLKTTHEVYPGTRSSANPQGIPKNFQSRVRIENPKTRESREVDIYMNNPLRYEGLTFYQYQMGSDELDRNRGTSVLQVVRNPSWLTPYLACVLVGGGLVIQFMMHLAGFIKKRRIA; from the coding sequence ATGGAGCGTAACAAGATCATCCTGTTCCTGACATCACTGAAGCTGACGGTGGTCTGCCTGTCGCTGGGGATCGTGCTGGTTTTCCTCGGCACGCTGGCGCAAGTGAGCGAAGGGCTGTACATCGCGCAGAACCGCTGGTTTCGCAGCTTCTTCATCTGGTGGGGACCCACCGGAGCCGCGTGGCAAATCCCGATTTTCCCTGGCGGGTACCTGGTCGGCACGGTGTTGGTGGTGAACCTGGTGCTGACCCACATCAAACGTTTCCAACTGACCTGGAAGAAGCTCGGCATTCACGTGACGCACGTCGGCATCATCTTGCTGTTGCTGGGCCAGCTCGCGACGGATTTGCTGTCGCGCGAGACGCAGATGAGTTTCGCCGAGGGAGAGTCGCGGCATTATTCGAGCAGTTCGATGAGCACCGAGATCGCTTTCGTCACCAACTGCGAAAACCCGGACGAAGAAGAAGTCGTGGCCATTCCGCAGTCCGTGTTGGCTGAGAAGGGCGAGATTCGGCATGAAAAGCTTCCGTTCATAGTTCGCGTCGAGCAACTCCATATCAACTCGCGGGTGCGGCAACGGGCGCCGATGATGGATACCAACCCGCCGCCGGCCACGGCGGGGTACGGCCCGAAGATAACGCTGGTGCCCGTGCCAGAAACCAGGACGACAGACGAGCGGAATCTCCCGGCCGCGGTCCTCGAGTTGGTTGGTCCGCAAGGCTCGCTGGGCACGTGGGTAGGTCAAGTCACTCTCGACGAGCAAGAAGTTAAAGTGGGGGACCGCAGTTGGCGGATGAGCCTGCGCTTCGAGCGCGAGTATCATCGCTTCTCCGTGCAGTTGCTGAAGACCACGCACGAGGTTTATCCCGGGACGAGATCGTCCGCCAATCCGCAGGGTATTCCGAAAAACTTCCAGAGCCGTGTGCGCATTGAGAATCCCAAAACTCGCGAGTCGCGCGAGGTGGACATTTACATGAACAATCCGCTGCGCTACGAGGGTTTGACCTTTTACCAGTATCAGATGGGAAGCGACGAGTTGGATCGCAACCGAGGCACGAGCGTGCTGCAAGTGGTGCGCAATCCAAGCTGGCTGACGCCCTACCTGGCATGCGTGCTGGTCGGCGGAGGCTTGGTCATTCAATTCATGATGCATTTGGCCGGGTTCATCAAGAAACGGAGGATTGCATGA
- the secA gene encoding preprotein translocase subunit SecA, translated as MIGFIIKKILGSKNDREVRKLRPFVTRINEIEQQYQSLTDEQLRAKTEEFKERIEKASQERGVPEILAQARQLESELRADEAKIERRKAKDIEQQILDELLPEAFAAVKNACRRLLGQEIIVRGHPLKWDMVPFDVQLIGGMALHRGTIAEMATGEGKTLVATLPVYLNALAGYGVHVVTVNDYLAARDSEWMGAVYQFLGLTVGCILHDQPPNVRREQYHCDITYGTNAEFGFDYLRDNGMATRKEEQVQRGHWYAIVDEVDSILIDEARTPLIISGPAVVNVDNQYDKFKPAVESLVRAQEKLCNRFLSEAESLLRQLRPTDGSNPQNPGEVEHQIGLLLYRVKLGNPRSEGLLKVLEEPENHRMMNTAEMKLHADQSKKMLYEQKEELFFAIDEKGHEADLTEKGRNFLSPKDPDAFVLPDLITQFHEIDAKQDAELRQRVEMKAKLQADFERKAQQIHTISQLLKAYSLYQKDVQYVVQDNKVIIVDENTGRLMTGRRWSDGLHQAVEAKECVEIERETQTLATITIQNYFRMYQKLAGMTGTAETEASEFYDIYKLGVLVIPTNKPVCRRDAHDTVYKTRREKYEAVLREIQAIHGEGRPILVGTISVEVSEHLSRLLNRVGIPHSVLNAKYHQREAEIVSLAGQRGAVTIATNMAGRGTDIKLGQGVPDLGGLHVIGTERHEARRIDRQLRGRCARQGDPGSSHFFIGLEDDLMRLFGSDKIVKLMERMGYEEGQELEHPLLNRSIETAQKRVEQHNFQIRKRTLEYDDVMNKQREVIYGFRNEIIHSDDVQDRLMDVMEEVVLQKVQEFTSPTQGPEDWRLRALADWINLTFPLGIPESEITKAANSGSEEPVPGSLFDGLSAAQFAVCHFISSKVREAYKLKISFENPDALKAIERYTILSAIDKLWQEHLYGMDSLRNSIGLRAYGQRDPLIEYKAEAFKVFEELMVNIKTEICHNIFRSASSLMAFDQFLRNLPQRTVHQETSAFGERPSSTAAPKPSDMVSEATEALSKAKPVRTGPKVGRNDPCPCGSGKKYKQCCGKNG; from the coding sequence ATGATTGGTTTCATCATCAAAAAAATACTTGGGTCAAAAAACGACCGCGAGGTCCGAAAGCTCCGGCCATTCGTGACCCGGATCAACGAGATTGAGCAGCAGTATCAGTCGCTGACTGACGAACAACTCCGAGCCAAAACGGAGGAATTCAAGGAGCGCATTGAAAAGGCGTCGCAAGAACGCGGAGTCCCCGAAATCCTGGCGCAAGCGCGCCAGCTCGAATCCGAATTGCGCGCTGACGAGGCCAAAATTGAACGGCGTAAGGCCAAGGATATCGAGCAGCAGATTCTCGACGAATTGCTTCCGGAAGCTTTTGCGGCCGTGAAAAACGCCTGCCGGCGCCTCCTGGGACAGGAGATCATCGTCCGGGGGCACCCGCTGAAGTGGGATATGGTGCCGTTTGACGTGCAATTGATCGGCGGCATGGCGCTGCACCGGGGCACGATCGCGGAAATGGCCACCGGCGAAGGCAAGACACTCGTGGCCACGCTGCCGGTTTATCTGAACGCGCTGGCCGGATATGGAGTTCACGTGGTGACGGTGAACGATTACCTCGCGGCGCGGGACAGCGAATGGATGGGAGCGGTGTACCAATTCCTCGGCTTGACGGTTGGCTGCATTTTGCACGATCAGCCGCCGAACGTCCGGCGCGAGCAGTATCATTGCGACATCACTTACGGGACCAACGCCGAATTCGGGTTCGATTACCTCCGCGACAACGGCATGGCCACGCGCAAAGAGGAGCAAGTCCAGCGCGGCCACTGGTACGCCATCGTGGACGAAGTCGATTCGATCCTCATCGACGAAGCCCGCACGCCGTTGATCATCAGCGGCCCCGCGGTCGTCAACGTGGATAACCAGTACGACAAATTCAAACCGGCGGTGGAGTCGCTGGTCCGGGCGCAGGAGAAGCTCTGCAATCGGTTTCTGTCGGAGGCGGAATCTTTGCTCCGACAACTTCGGCCAACCGACGGTTCCAATCCGCAAAACCCGGGCGAGGTGGAGCACCAGATCGGTCTGCTGCTCTATCGCGTCAAGCTGGGCAATCCCCGATCCGAAGGCTTGCTGAAGGTTTTGGAAGAGCCGGAAAACCACCGCATGATGAACACGGCGGAGATGAAACTTCACGCGGACCAGTCCAAGAAGATGCTCTACGAACAAAAGGAGGAATTGTTCTTTGCGATCGACGAGAAAGGCCACGAAGCCGACTTGACGGAAAAAGGCCGGAATTTCCTGAGTCCGAAAGATCCCGACGCGTTTGTTTTGCCAGACCTGATCACTCAATTCCACGAGATTGACGCGAAGCAGGACGCGGAACTTCGCCAGCGGGTCGAGATGAAGGCGAAGTTGCAGGCCGACTTCGAGCGCAAGGCGCAGCAAATCCATACCATCTCCCAGTTGCTGAAGGCCTATTCTCTATATCAAAAGGACGTTCAATACGTCGTCCAGGACAACAAAGTCATCATCGTCGATGAAAACACCGGGCGCCTGATGACCGGCCGCCGGTGGAGCGACGGATTGCACCAGGCCGTGGAAGCCAAGGAATGCGTCGAGATCGAACGCGAAACGCAAACGCTGGCCACGATCACGATCCAAAACTATTTCCGCATGTACCAGAAACTGGCGGGCATGACAGGAACGGCGGAGACGGAGGCCTCTGAATTCTACGATATTTACAAATTGGGCGTGCTCGTCATTCCCACGAACAAGCCGGTCTGCCGCCGGGACGCCCACGATACGGTGTACAAGACCAGGCGCGAGAAATACGAGGCTGTGCTCAGAGAAATCCAGGCCATCCATGGCGAGGGCCGGCCAATCCTGGTGGGCACCATCTCGGTCGAGGTGAGCGAGCATTTATCCAGGTTGTTGAATCGCGTCGGAATTCCGCATTCGGTCTTGAACGCGAAATACCACCAGCGCGAGGCAGAAATTGTCTCGCTCGCCGGGCAGCGCGGAGCAGTCACGATCGCCACGAACATGGCTGGTCGAGGCACGGACATCAAACTGGGGCAAGGCGTTCCTGATCTCGGCGGATTGCACGTGATCGGGACGGAGCGTCACGAAGCGCGCCGGATTGACCGCCAGTTGCGTGGCCGTTGCGCGCGGCAAGGCGATCCAGGCTCATCGCACTTCTTCATCGGACTTGAAGATGACCTGATGCGCCTTTTCGGCTCCGACAAGATTGTGAAATTGATGGAGAGGATGGGATACGAAGAAGGCCAGGAACTCGAACACCCGTTGCTCAATCGTTCCATCGAAACCGCGCAGAAGCGAGTCGAGCAGCACAACTTTCAGATTCGCAAGCGGACGCTGGAATACGACGACGTGATGAACAAGCAGCGGGAAGTCATCTACGGCTTCCGCAATGAAATCATTCATTCCGACGACGTTCAGGACCGCTTGATGGACGTGATGGAGGAAGTCGTCCTTCAGAAGGTTCAAGAGTTTACTTCGCCCACCCAAGGTCCGGAGGACTGGAGACTGCGAGCTCTGGCGGATTGGATCAACCTGACGTTTCCACTGGGCATCCCCGAGAGCGAGATCACCAAAGCCGCGAACAGCGGGAGTGAAGAGCCGGTGCCGGGTTCGCTCTTCGACGGCCTGAGTGCCGCGCAATTCGCGGTCTGCCATTTTATTTCAAGCAAGGTTCGAGAGGCGTACAAACTGAAGATCAGTTTCGAGAATCCCGATGCGCTGAAGGCGATCGAGCGTTACACGATTCTCAGCGCGATCGATAAGCTCTGGCAGGAGCACCTCTACGGGATGGACAGCTTGCGGAACAGCATTGGCCTGCGCGCTTATGGCCAGCGCGATCCGCTGATCGAATATAAGGCGGAAGCCTTCAAGGTTTTCGAGGAATTGATGGTCAACATCAAGACCGAGATTTGCCACAACATCTTCCGCAGCGCATCCAGCTTGATGGCGTTCGACCAGTTCCTCCGGAACCTTCCGCAAAGGACCGTTCATCAGGAGACCAGCGCATTCGGAGAACGCCCATCCAGCACGGCCGCCCCCAAGCCGAGCGACATGGTCAGCGAAGCGACCGAAGCGCTCTCGAAGGCCAAACCAGTGCGGACGGGTCCAAAAGTGGGACGCAATGATCCCTGTCCGTGCGGCAGCGGCAAGAAATACAAGCAGTGCTGCGGCAAGAATGGCTGA
- a CDS encoding cytochrome C biogenesis protein, which produces MPGIIVGVCALWVLSAFRAPRDPEGAWAVQEFGKLPVISNGRFQPLDSLARNSLAQIREKQTANLEPWKKVSESPRILSATEWLMHVMMAPKQADEMPVFRVDHPEVRSLLRLPDADPEKRQDGKHYSWNQIWPAHEELQKQTDRISGIEPAHRSPFEQAVMKLQSRLFLYMRLKNTVFPENWENVSKELNGYLSSVEAGMAAFRAQQAEKDYDKKAYDLFTGYVTRFDAMTRMGTPLLVPPIHAESARDQWMRMGEAMIEIVHGHSLPAAVNVYASMAGAFREGRIADFNKAVADYRASIADKYAPELAKAQREHYFNALALFYKSLVVYVLAFLLACASWFNLSDWLRRAAFGLIGVAFVVQTAGLLYRMLLEGRPPVTNLYSSAVFIGWGAVVLGMILERFYKDGIGSVVASAVGFITLIIAHNLSLGGDTMEMMRAVLDTNFWLATHVVVITLGYSSTFVAGFLAIVYLVRGVFTRTLTEVVGKALSRMVYGIICFATLFSFVGTVLGGIWADQSWGRFWGWDPKENGALIIVLWNALILHARWGGMVKERGLMNLAVVGNIVTAWSWFGVNMLGIGLHSYGFTDAAFRWLMLFIGSQLLLIALGLMPQTYWLSFRERLSNGTSPVRPPGGRGKTAPANA; this is translated from the coding sequence TTGCCGGGAATCATCGTTGGCGTGTGCGCGCTCTGGGTCCTTTCGGCGTTCCGCGCGCCGCGCGACCCAGAGGGCGCGTGGGCGGTGCAGGAATTCGGCAAGTTGCCTGTGATATCGAACGGACGCTTTCAACCGCTCGATTCGCTCGCGCGCAATTCGCTGGCCCAGATTCGCGAGAAACAGACCGCGAACCTGGAGCCGTGGAAAAAAGTGTCCGAATCTCCGCGCATCCTTTCCGCCACGGAATGGCTGATGCATGTGATGATGGCCCCGAAACAGGCCGACGAGATGCCGGTGTTTCGTGTGGACCACCCGGAAGTGCGCAGCTTGCTGCGCTTGCCCGACGCCGATCCCGAGAAACGCCAGGACGGCAAGCATTATTCGTGGAATCAAATCTGGCCCGCCCACGAAGAGCTGCAGAAGCAGACGGACCGCATCTCCGGGATCGAGCCGGCGCATCGCTCGCCCTTCGAGCAAGCGGTGATGAAATTGCAGAGCCGGCTCTTCCTTTACATGCGGCTCAAGAACACGGTGTTTCCGGAAAACTGGGAAAATGTGTCCAAGGAACTGAACGGATACTTGAGCTCGGTGGAAGCCGGAATGGCGGCGTTCCGGGCGCAACAGGCGGAGAAGGATTACGACAAGAAAGCTTACGACCTGTTCACCGGCTATGTCACGCGATTCGACGCGATGACTCGGATGGGCACGCCGCTGCTGGTGCCGCCGATCCACGCCGAATCTGCGCGCGACCAATGGATGCGCATGGGCGAGGCGATGATCGAGATTGTCCACGGGCATTCCTTGCCCGCGGCTGTAAATGTCTATGCCTCGATGGCCGGCGCCTTTCGCGAAGGCCGGATCGCGGACTTCAACAAGGCGGTGGCGGATTACCGGGCGTCGATCGCGGACAAGTATGCTCCGGAACTCGCCAAGGCGCAGCGGGAGCATTACTTCAACGCGCTGGCTCTGTTCTACAAATCGCTGGTTGTTTATGTGCTGGCGTTTCTGCTCGCGTGCGCTTCGTGGTTCAACCTTTCGGATTGGCTGCGGCGCGCGGCTTTTGGATTGATCGGCGTGGCCTTCGTCGTTCAGACCGCCGGTTTGCTATACCGCATGTTGCTCGAAGGCCGGCCCCCGGTGACGAATCTGTATTCGTCAGCGGTTTTCATCGGCTGGGGCGCGGTGGTGCTCGGAATGATTCTGGAACGATTCTACAAGGACGGCATCGGGTCAGTGGTGGCTTCGGCCGTGGGCTTCATCACGTTAATAATCGCGCACAACCTCTCGCTGGGAGGGGATACCATGGAAATGATGCGCGCCGTGCTGGACACCAATTTCTGGCTGGCAACGCACGTGGTCGTCATCACGCTTGGCTATTCCTCGACGTTTGTGGCGGGCTTCCTGGCCATCGTGTACCTGGTGCGCGGGGTATTTACGCGGACGCTGACCGAGGTCGTTGGGAAGGCGCTGTCGCGAATGGTGTACGGGATTATTTGCTTCGCGACGCTGTTCAGCTTCGTCGGCACCGTCCTGGGCGGAATCTGGGCCGATCAATCCTGGGGTCGATTCTGGGGGTGGGACCCGAAGGAGAACGGCGCGCTGATCATCGTGCTTTGGAATGCGCTGATCCTGCACGCGCGGTGGGGCGGCATGGTCAAAGAACGCGGGCTGATGAACCTGGCGGTGGTCGGCAACATCGTGACGGCGTGGTCGTGGTTCGGGGTGAACATGCTGGGCATCGGCCTGCATTCGTACGGCTTCACCGACGCGGCGTTCCGGTGGTTGATGCTGTTCATCGGCAGCCAGCTTCTGCTGATCGCCCTGGGCCTCATGCCGCAAACCTACTGGCTGAGCTTCCGCGAACGCCTGAGTAACGGAACTTCTCCGGTGCGTCCGCCGGGCGGGCGTGGAAAGACGGCGCCGGCAAATGCCTGA
- a CDS encoding peptidase M64: MKRFASIALGLSLFSTLVSSAALAQSAPPRTLRLDYFHTGNANQELFSVDRVVVEPLAWPGNPARPIDETNLGKYLFEVRDRASNRLLYSRGFCSIYGEWETTDEAKSANRSFHESLRFPAPRAPVQILLKKRDDKNAFREVWSTIVDPKDMFVDKSTPPPPAPLIEIEKNGDPAGKVDFLILGDGYTVQELKKFETDARRLAEVLFATSPFKEQRTNFNVWALCPLAAESGVSRPSTGIHRVSPLGTTYDAFGSERYILTFDNRAFRTVAQFAPYEFVEILTNTRTYGGGGIHNLYGTVAADSGQAPYVFVHEFGHHFAGLADEYYTSPVAYASPSVRAEPWEPNVTALLNAKELKWKDLVASGTPTPTPWQKEEFEKHSREYQKRRAKIRAENKPEEEMEALFRENREFEVKLFGQEKHAGKVGAFEGAMYEAKGYYRPEIDCIMFTRSTTFCAVCRRALERVIELYATGKGRVPPRP, encoded by the coding sequence ATGAAGAGATTTGCTTCGATTGCATTGGGTCTTTCCCTTTTTTCTACTCTTGTATCCTCGGCCGCGCTCGCGCAATCCGCGCCGCCCCGCACCCTGCGGCTGGATTATTTCCACACGGGGAACGCAAACCAGGAGCTGTTCAGCGTCGATCGCGTCGTGGTCGAGCCGCTGGCGTGGCCCGGCAATCCGGCCCGGCCCATCGACGAAACCAATCTCGGCAAATATCTGTTTGAAGTCCGCGACCGCGCGAGCAACCGCCTTCTTTACTCGCGCGGTTTCTGTTCCATTTACGGCGAATGGGAAACCACCGACGAAGCGAAGTCCGCGAACCGCTCCTTCCACGAATCACTGCGTTTTCCGGCGCCGCGCGCGCCCGTGCAAATCCTCCTGAAGAAACGCGACGACAAAAACGCCTTCCGCGAAGTCTGGTCCACCATCGTCGATCCAAAGGACATGTTCGTGGACAAGTCCACACCGCCTCCGCCTGCGCCCCTGATCGAAATCGAGAAGAACGGCGACCCGGCCGGGAAGGTGGATTTCCTGATCCTGGGCGACGGCTACACCGTGCAGGAGTTGAAAAAGTTTGAAACGGACGCGCGGCGGCTCGCCGAAGTCCTTTTCGCGACTTCGCCCTTCAAAGAGCAGCGCACGAACTTCAATGTCTGGGCGCTTTGCCCGCTGGCCGCCGAATCGGGCGTTTCGCGGCCTTCGACCGGGATCCACCGTGTGTCCCCGCTGGGCACGACTTACGATGCGTTCGGCTCCGAACGCTACATTTTGACTTTCGACAACCGCGCCTTCCGCACCGTCGCGCAGTTCGCGCCGTATGAGTTCGTCGAAATTCTCACCAACACGCGCACGTACGGGGGCGGCGGAATTCACAATCTCTACGGCACGGTTGCGGCGGACAGCGGGCAAGCGCCGTATGTCTTCGTGCACGAGTTCGGCCATCATTTCGCGGGGCTGGCGGACGAGTACTACACCTCGCCCGTGGCCTACGCGTCGCCGTCCGTCAGGGCCGAGCCGTGGGAACCGAACGTCACCGCGCTGCTCAACGCGAAGGAACTGAAATGGAAGGATCTCGTCGCCTCGGGCACGCCAACGCCCACGCCCTGGCAAAAGGAGGAGTTCGAGAAACATTCACGCGAGTATCAGAAGCGGCGGGCGAAGATTCGCGCGGAGAACAAGCCCGAGGAAGAGATGGAAGCGCTTTTCCGCGAGAATCGTGAGTTCGAGGTGAAACTGTTCGGTCAGGAGAAGCACGCCGGCAAGGTGGGCGCCTTTGAAGGCGCGATGTACGAAGCGAAAGGCTATTACCGCCCGGAGATCGACTGCATCATGTTCACGCGGAGCACGACGTTCTGCGCCGTCTGCCGCCGCGCCCTGGAACGCGTGATCGAGCTTTACGCGACTGGTAAAGGACGCGTTCCACCGCGTCCCTGA
- a CDS encoding M48 family metallopeptidase, whose amino-acid sequence MIPVRAAAARNTSSAAARMADSAEGSLIKGLAAALLVGQRQIPLALVRNPRARRYVLRLRPDGVARVTIPRGGSVHAAKEFAERHTAWLARQLQRLETRPVRPAAWTLGSEVLFRGELVRLEAGVDGTAATIRLGGESFQISGYASENSTWGSTGDPPVPPGDSPDGMSSTPGVNNDGLSERRPSAFPIGGPPTVAGELPRESPAQDLRPAVERCLRRLAERELPPRVFELASRHDLIVRRVTVRNQRTRWGSCSRRGSLSLNWRLVQTPAFVSDYIILHELMHLREMNHSRRFWREVARVCPEFTEAERWLKRHSSLLRM is encoded by the coding sequence ATGATCCCTGTCCGTGCGGCAGCGGCAAGAAATACAAGCAGTGCTGCGGCAAGAATGGCTGACTCGGCTGAAGGTAGTCTGATCAAAGGTCTTGCGGCTGCGCTTTTGGTCGGCCAACGCCAGATTCCTCTCGCGCTCGTCCGCAATCCTCGCGCGCGGCGTTATGTGCTGCGGCTGCGTCCGGATGGAGTCGCCCGCGTCACGATCCCCCGAGGCGGCTCGGTTCATGCCGCGAAGGAATTCGCCGAGCGGCACACGGCCTGGCTGGCGCGTCAGTTGCAGCGCCTCGAAACGCGGCCGGTGCGTCCTGCGGCGTGGACCCTTGGCTCGGAGGTTCTGTTCCGAGGCGAATTGGTTCGTCTCGAAGCCGGCGTTGATGGGACGGCTGCAACCATCCGGCTGGGAGGTGAATCGTTCCAGATATCAGGGTACGCGTCTGAGAATTCGACCTGGGGTAGCACAGGCGACCCGCCTGTGCCGCCCGGCGACTCGCCGGACGGAATGTCATCGACGCCTGGAGTCAATAATGACGGCCTTTCCGAGAGGCGGCCTTCCGCATTTCCGATCGGCGGGCCGCCGACCGTGGCAGGCGAGTTGCCTCGCGAGTCGCCCGCGCAAGATTTGCGGCCCGCGGTGGAGCGATGCCTTCGCCGATTGGCCGAGCGGGAGCTTCCGCCGCGCGTGTTCGAGCTGGCCTCGCGGCACGATTTGATCGTTCGGCGAGTGACAGTGCGCAATCAGCGGACGCGCTGGGGTTCGTGTTCCCGCCGCGGCAGCCTTTCGTTGAACTGGCGTCTGGTCCAGACCCCGGCCTTCGTGTCGGACTACATCATCTTGCACGAGCTGATGCACCTGCGCGAAATGAACCACTCCCGGCGTTTCTGGCGGGAGGTGGCCCGCGTCTGTCCGGAGTTCACAGAGGCGGAGCGCTGGCTGAAGCGGCATTCGTCGCTCCTGAGGATGTAG